The Armatimonadota bacterium genomic interval GCGGTGGAAAAGGCTTGACATATGCCGACCGCTGTGGCATAATCAGGGTAGTGAGATTGAGACTGAGTTGCAATAAGAGCGCCGAGTCGAGTACCATCAGGGGGTCAATCGCCGTGACGGCCGCATGCAGAGATGAGGATCGGGTATTCAGGGAGTACCTCGGCGGTGAGGGGCTCAGGCTCACGTCGGAGCGCATCAGGATACTGCGTGAGGTGTTCAGCCGCCACGACCACTTCGAGGCGGAGGACATCGTAATGGGCCTGCGCCGCAGGGGTACGCGGGTCTCCAGGGCGAGCGTCTACCGCACGCTGCCTCTGCTCGTCGAGTGCGGTCTGTTGAGGTGCGTCCACCTGGGGGAGAAGCACGGGCATTACGAGCACACCTACGGCCACGAGCATCACGACCACATGATATGCTCGCGCTGCGGCCGGACCATAGAGTTCAAGGATGATGAGATAGAGAGACTGCAGGACCGAGTCTGTGCCGCGCACGCTTTTGCTCCGGACGGCCACCGGCTCGAGATCAGCGGCGTATGCGCGGAGTGCGCGGGAAGCTCATCCCACCGCGGGTCCAGAGCGCTTCGAGACGGAGGGAAGGCACTATGACACTCGATCAGTGCGTGAGGGGCTCCGAGGTCCAGATCGTGTCAATCAACGACCCGGCCCACAGAGACCAACTCGTGCGCCTAGGCATATCCGGGGGCGCCAGAGTCGTCTGCCAGGAGAAGCTTCCCTTCGGACCGCTGGTGATTCGCTGTAACCGTCAGGAGATAGCAGTCGGC includes:
- a CDS encoding transcriptional repressor produces the protein MTAACRDEDRVFREYLGGEGLRLTSERIRILREVFSRHDHFEAEDIVMGLRRRGTRVSRASVYRTLPLLVECGLLRCVHLGEKHGHYEHTYGHEHHDHMICSRCGRTIEFKDDEIERLQDRVCAAHAFAPDGHRLEISGVCAECAGSSSHRGSRALRDGGKAL
- a CDS encoding ferrous iron transport protein A, giving the protein MTLDQCVRGSEVQIVSINDPAHRDQLVRLGISGGARVVCQEKLPFGPLVIRCNRQEIAVGRKLARRIVVRRYIGALPR